A single genomic interval of Gossypium raimondii isolate GPD5lz chromosome 11, ASM2569854v1, whole genome shotgun sequence harbors:
- the LOC105803256 gene encoding uncharacterized protein LOC105803256 isoform X6, producing MGISIQRGRHCLSFVGLILRSVSNQLIGSRFTGKLMCRNSCLDEAAEIALLPSFSGCLGEIQILENILQYIGYVDDMSNLASDYLKLSYHCQQFGCYSRRLRLQNVLCVLESCQLLRKSNLQSLVVQWIRSSEHVAGLCKLLNQNSRTLTSLEFVHCKISSSFMDTICGSLCSSGAETHQIHHFSISSSSFHEIDPVSLAHSLASFLSSGRSLRSLKLCDNNLDRNFAKSVFSTLLDSSCSLTSFDLSENNISGWLSIFNWKSNTFLSSSGVTKSLQSLRILKLGGNNLQKDDAGNLRYVLVQMPSLEILDLSDNPIEDDGIRSAKSLIPYFAEASKSCSPLTDLNLGSCELSSDGVILLLDVLSTLARPLNSLSLADNGLGSQVAEALGKFWGTSIQVLNLEGIGLGPSGFRKLRDIRMENLKLVKLNISKNRGGIETAKFLSKLILHAPKLVAVNAAYNLMPAESLPLICSALKTAKGLVEQVDLRGNICEYQPSHDTMLAEFQHNGKPILILPSSVALNIPYDDDP from the exons ATGGGAATTTCGATACAGCGTGGAAGGCATTGTTTAAGTTTCGTTGGCCTGATCTTGCGGAGTGTGTCAAACCAGTTGATTGGCAGCAGATTTACTGGGAAACTCATGTGCAGAA ACAGTTGCCTAGATGAAGCAGCAGAGATAGCTTTGCTTCCATCATTTAGTGGATGCCTTGGTGAGATACAGATTTTAG AGAATATACTGCAATACATTGGGTATGTGGATGATATGAGTAACTTGGCTTCAGATTACTTGAAATTATCTTACCACTGCCAGCAATTTGGGTGTTATTCTAG ACGGTTGAGACTTCAAAATGTGCTCTGTGTTTTAGAATCTTGT CAACTTTTGAGGAAGTCCAACTTGCAAAGCTTGGTGGTACAGTGGATCAGATCCTCAGAACAT GTTGCTGGATTATGCAAACTTCTCAATCAGAACTCTAGAACATTAACATCACTTGAATTTGTACACTGCAAGATCTCTTCCAGCTTTATGGACACAATTTGTGGTTCCTTGTGCTCAAGTGGTGCAGAAACTCACCAAATACATCACTTCTCCATTAGCTCTTCAAGCTTTCATGAGATTGATCCAGTTTCCCTAGCTCATAGCCTTGCATCGTTTCTATCATCAGGAAG GTCCTTGCGGTCATTAAAGCTATGTGACAACAACCTGGATCGGAATTTTGCCAAAAGTGTTTTTAGTACTCTACTGGATTCTTCGTGCAGTCTAACAAGCTTTGACCTTTCAGAAAACAAT ATATCTGGATGGCTTTCTATTTTCAACTGGAAATCAAATACCTTTCTGTCATCTTCTGGAGTGACCAAATCTTTGCAGTCATTACGCATCCTCAAGCTAGG gGGTAATAATCTACAGAAAGATGATGCTGGTAATCTAAGATATGTCCTGGTTCAAATGCCGAGCTTGGAGATTTTGGATCTTAGTGACAATCCAATTGAAGATGATGGCATCAGGTCTGCAAA AAGTTTAATCCCTTATTTTGCTGAAGCATCTAAAAGTTGCTCTCCCTTGACGGATTTGAATCTGGGAAGTTGTGAGCTTTCCAGTGATGGAGTGATTCTACTTCTGGATGTCCTATCAACCTTAGCGAGACCATtgaattctctctctcttgctGATAATGGCCTTGGCAG CCAAGTAGCAGAAGCTTTGGGAAAGTTTTGGGGTACATCTATCCAAGTACTTAATCTCGAAGGTATAGGACTGGGTCCATCAGGATTTCGGAAACTAAGAGATATAAGAATGGAGAACTTAAAGCTTGTTAAACTTAACATAAG CAAAAATCGTGGTGGGATTGAAACTGCAAAGTTTTTGTCAAAGCTCATTCTCCATGCTCCTAAACTTGTTGCAGTCAATGCAGCATATAATCTCATGCCTGCAGAATCCTTGCCGTTAATATGCTCCGCACTGAAAACTGCAAAAG GTCTTGTGGAGCAAGTGGACTTGAGGGGGAATATCTGTGAGTATCAGCCCTCCCATGATACCATGCTCGCTGAATTTCAACATAACGGGAAGCCTATTTTGATTCTTCCGTCGTCGGTAGCCTTAAACATACCTTATGATGATGACCCTTAG
- the LOC105803256 gene encoding uncharacterized protein LOC105803256 isoform X8: MCRNSCLDEAAEIALLPSFSGCLGEIQILENILQYIGYVDDMSNLASDYLKLSYHCQQFGCYSRRLRLQNVLCVLESCQLLRKSNLQSLVVQWIRSSEHVAGLCKLLNQNSRTLTSLEFVHCKISSSFMDTICGSLCSSGAETHQIHHFSISSSSFHEIDPVSLAHSLASFLSSGRSLRSLKLCDNNLDRNFAKSVFSTLLDSSCSLTSFDLSENNISGWLSIFNWKSNTFLSSSGVTKSLQSLRILKLGGNNLQKDDAGNLRYVLVQMPSLEILDLSDNPIEDDGIRSAKSLIPYFAEASKSCSPLTDLNLGSCELSSDGVILLLDVLSTLARPLNSLSLADNGLGSQVAEALGKFWGTSIQVLNLEGIGLGPSGFRKLRDIRMENLKLVKLNISKNRGGIETAKFLSKLILHAPKLVAVNAAYNLMPAESLPLICSALKTAKGLVEQVDLRGNICEYQPSHDTMLAEFQHNGKPILILPSSVALNIPYDDDP, from the exons ATGTGCAGAA ACAGTTGCCTAGATGAAGCAGCAGAGATAGCTTTGCTTCCATCATTTAGTGGATGCCTTGGTGAGATACAGATTTTAG AGAATATACTGCAATACATTGGGTATGTGGATGATATGAGTAACTTGGCTTCAGATTACTTGAAATTATCTTACCACTGCCAGCAATTTGGGTGTTATTCTAG ACGGTTGAGACTTCAAAATGTGCTCTGTGTTTTAGAATCTTGT CAACTTTTGAGGAAGTCCAACTTGCAAAGCTTGGTGGTACAGTGGATCAGATCCTCAGAACAT GTTGCTGGATTATGCAAACTTCTCAATCAGAACTCTAGAACATTAACATCACTTGAATTTGTACACTGCAAGATCTCTTCCAGCTTTATGGACACAATTTGTGGTTCCTTGTGCTCAAGTGGTGCAGAAACTCACCAAATACATCACTTCTCCATTAGCTCTTCAAGCTTTCATGAGATTGATCCAGTTTCCCTAGCTCATAGCCTTGCATCGTTTCTATCATCAGGAAG GTCCTTGCGGTCATTAAAGCTATGTGACAACAACCTGGATCGGAATTTTGCCAAAAGTGTTTTTAGTACTCTACTGGATTCTTCGTGCAGTCTAACAAGCTTTGACCTTTCAGAAAACAAT ATATCTGGATGGCTTTCTATTTTCAACTGGAAATCAAATACCTTTCTGTCATCTTCTGGAGTGACCAAATCTTTGCAGTCATTACGCATCCTCAAGCTAGG gGGTAATAATCTACAGAAAGATGATGCTGGTAATCTAAGATATGTCCTGGTTCAAATGCCGAGCTTGGAGATTTTGGATCTTAGTGACAATCCAATTGAAGATGATGGCATCAGGTCTGCAAA AAGTTTAATCCCTTATTTTGCTGAAGCATCTAAAAGTTGCTCTCCCTTGACGGATTTGAATCTGGGAAGTTGTGAGCTTTCCAGTGATGGAGTGATTCTACTTCTGGATGTCCTATCAACCTTAGCGAGACCATtgaattctctctctcttgctGATAATGGCCTTGGCAG CCAAGTAGCAGAAGCTTTGGGAAAGTTTTGGGGTACATCTATCCAAGTACTTAATCTCGAAGGTATAGGACTGGGTCCATCAGGATTTCGGAAACTAAGAGATATAAGAATGGAGAACTTAAAGCTTGTTAAACTTAACATAAG CAAAAATCGTGGTGGGATTGAAACTGCAAAGTTTTTGTCAAAGCTCATTCTCCATGCTCCTAAACTTGTTGCAGTCAATGCAGCATATAATCTCATGCCTGCAGAATCCTTGCCGTTAATATGCTCCGCACTGAAAACTGCAAAAG GTCTTGTGGAGCAAGTGGACTTGAGGGGGAATATCTGTGAGTATCAGCCCTCCCATGATACCATGCTCGCTGAATTTCAACATAACGGGAAGCCTATTTTGATTCTTCCGTCGTCGGTAGCCTTAAACATACCTTATGATGATGACCCTTAG
- the LOC105803256 gene encoding uncharacterized protein LOC105803256 isoform X3 yields the protein MVNVPSLVSLSIDALKRELIHGDDLLPHVYELPLELFNSLVECLPPLALQKLQSEMPFKNYDDYGPSSDDLKMGRKRGRYGNFDTAWKALFKFRWPDLAECVKPVDWQQIYWETHVQNCLDEAAEIALLPSFSGCLGEIQILENILQYIGYVDDMSNLASDYLKLSYHCQQFGCYSRRLRLQNVLCVLESCQLLRKSNLQSLVVQWIRSSEHVAGLCKLLNQNSRTLTSLEFVHCKISSSFMDTICGSLCSSGAETHQIHHFSISSSSFHEIDPVSLAHSLASFLSSGRSLRSLKLCDNNLDRNFAKSVFSTLLDSSCSLTSFDLSENNDIWMAFYFQLEIKYLSVIFWSDQIFAVITHPQARKDDAGNLRYVLVQMPSLEILDLSDNPIEDDGIRSAKSLIPYFAEASKSCSPLTDLNLGSCELSSDGVILLLDVLSTLARPLNSLSLADNGLGSQVAEALGKFWGTSIQVLNLEGIGLGPSGFRKLRDIRMENLKLVKLNISKNRGGIETAKFLSKLILHAPKLVAVNAAYNLMPAESLPLICSALKTAKGLVEQVDLRGNICEYQPSHDTMLAEFQHNGKPILILPSSVALNIPYDDDP from the exons ATGGTGAATGTTCCCTCTTTGGTGTCTCTGAGCATTGACGCACTTAAAAGAGAACTCATTCACG GGGATGATCTTTTGCCGCATGTCTATGAACTTCCTCTGGAGTTGTTCAATTCATTAGTAGAATGTCTACCTCCTCTGGCCTTGCAGAAGCTGCAAAGTgaaat GCCATTTAAGAACTATGATGACTATGGTCCTTCTAGTGATGACTTAAAAATGGGGAGAAAACGTGGAAG ATATGGGAATTTCGATACAGCGTGGAAGGCATTGTTTAAGTTTCGTTGGCCTGATCTTGCGGAGTGTGTCAAACCAGTTGATTGGCAGCAGATTTACTGGGAAACTCATGTGCAGAA TTGCCTAGATGAAGCAGCAGAGATAGCTTTGCTTCCATCATTTAGTGGATGCCTTGGTGAGATACAGATTTTAG AGAATATACTGCAATACATTGGGTATGTGGATGATATGAGTAACTTGGCTTCAGATTACTTGAAATTATCTTACCACTGCCAGCAATTTGGGTGTTATTCTAG ACGGTTGAGACTTCAAAATGTGCTCTGTGTTTTAGAATCTTGT CAACTTTTGAGGAAGTCCAACTTGCAAAGCTTGGTGGTACAGTGGATCAGATCCTCAGAACAT GTTGCTGGATTATGCAAACTTCTCAATCAGAACTCTAGAACATTAACATCACTTGAATTTGTACACTGCAAGATCTCTTCCAGCTTTATGGACACAATTTGTGGTTCCTTGTGCTCAAGTGGTGCAGAAACTCACCAAATACATCACTTCTCCATTAGCTCTTCAAGCTTTCATGAGATTGATCCAGTTTCCCTAGCTCATAGCCTTGCATCGTTTCTATCATCAGGAAG GTCCTTGCGGTCATTAAAGCTATGTGACAACAACCTGGATCGGAATTTTGCCAAAAGTGTTTTTAGTACTCTACTGGATTCTTCGTGCAGTCTAACAAGCTTTGACCTTTCAGAAAACAATG ATATCTGGATGGCTTTCTATTTTCAACTGGAAATCAAATACCTTTCTGTCATCTTCTGGAGTGACCAAATCTTTGCAGTCATTACGCATCCTCAAGCTAGG AAAGATGATGCTGGTAATCTAAGATATGTCCTGGTTCAAATGCCGAGCTTGGAGATTTTGGATCTTAGTGACAATCCAATTGAAGATGATGGCATCAGGTCTGCAAA AAGTTTAATCCCTTATTTTGCTGAAGCATCTAAAAGTTGCTCTCCCTTGACGGATTTGAATCTGGGAAGTTGTGAGCTTTCCAGTGATGGAGTGATTCTACTTCTGGATGTCCTATCAACCTTAGCGAGACCATtgaattctctctctcttgctGATAATGGCCTTGGCAG CCAAGTAGCAGAAGCTTTGGGAAAGTTTTGGGGTACATCTATCCAAGTACTTAATCTCGAAGGTATAGGACTGGGTCCATCAGGATTTCGGAAACTAAGAGATATAAGAATGGAGAACTTAAAGCTTGTTAAACTTAACATAAG CAAAAATCGTGGTGGGATTGAAACTGCAAAGTTTTTGTCAAAGCTCATTCTCCATGCTCCTAAACTTGTTGCAGTCAATGCAGCATATAATCTCATGCCTGCAGAATCCTTGCCGTTAATATGCTCCGCACTGAAAACTGCAAAAG GTCTTGTGGAGCAAGTGGACTTGAGGGGGAATATCTGTGAGTATCAGCCCTCCCATGATACCATGCTCGCTGAATTTCAACATAACGGGAAGCCTATTTTGATTCTTCCGTCGTCGGTAGCCTTAAACATACCTTATGATGATGACCCTTAG
- the LOC105803256 gene encoding uncharacterized protein LOC105803256 isoform X4, whose amino-acid sequence MVNVPSLVSLSIDALKRELIHGDDLLPHVYELPLELFNSLVECLPPLALQKLQSEMPFKNYDDYGPSSDDLKMGRKRGRYGNFDTAWKALFKFRWPDLAECVKPVDWQQIYWETHVQNCLDEAAEIALLPSFSGCLENILQYIGYVDDMSNLASDYLKLSYHCQQFGCYSRRLRLQNVLCVLESCQLLRKSNLQSLVVQWIRSSEHVAGLCKLLNQNSRTLTSLEFVHCKISSSFMDTICGSLCSSGAETHQIHHFSISSSSFHEIDPVSLAHSLASFLSSGRSLRSLKLCDNNLDRNFAKSVFSTLLDSSCSLTSFDLSENNISGWLSIFNWKSNTFLSSSGVTKSLQSLRILKLGGNNLQKDDAGNLRYVLVQMPSLEILDLSDNPIEDDGIRSAKSLIPYFAEASKSCSPLTDLNLGSCELSSDGVILLLDVLSTLARPLNSLSLADNGLGSQVAEALGKFWGTSIQVLNLEGIGLGPSGFRKLRDIRMENLKLVKLNISKNRGGIETAKFLSKLILHAPKLVAVNAAYNLMPAESLPLICSALKTAKGLVEQVDLRGNICEYQPSHDTMLAEFQHNGKPILILPSSVALNIPYDDDP is encoded by the exons ATGGTGAATGTTCCCTCTTTGGTGTCTCTGAGCATTGACGCACTTAAAAGAGAACTCATTCACG GGGATGATCTTTTGCCGCATGTCTATGAACTTCCTCTGGAGTTGTTCAATTCATTAGTAGAATGTCTACCTCCTCTGGCCTTGCAGAAGCTGCAAAGTgaaat GCCATTTAAGAACTATGATGACTATGGTCCTTCTAGTGATGACTTAAAAATGGGGAGAAAACGTGGAAG ATATGGGAATTTCGATACAGCGTGGAAGGCATTGTTTAAGTTTCGTTGGCCTGATCTTGCGGAGTGTGTCAAACCAGTTGATTGGCAGCAGATTTACTGGGAAACTCATGTGCAGAA TTGCCTAGATGAAGCAGCAGAGATAGCTTTGCTTCCATCATTTAGTGGATGCCTTG AGAATATACTGCAATACATTGGGTATGTGGATGATATGAGTAACTTGGCTTCAGATTACTTGAAATTATCTTACCACTGCCAGCAATTTGGGTGTTATTCTAG ACGGTTGAGACTTCAAAATGTGCTCTGTGTTTTAGAATCTTGT CAACTTTTGAGGAAGTCCAACTTGCAAAGCTTGGTGGTACAGTGGATCAGATCCTCAGAACAT GTTGCTGGATTATGCAAACTTCTCAATCAGAACTCTAGAACATTAACATCACTTGAATTTGTACACTGCAAGATCTCTTCCAGCTTTATGGACACAATTTGTGGTTCCTTGTGCTCAAGTGGTGCAGAAACTCACCAAATACATCACTTCTCCATTAGCTCTTCAAGCTTTCATGAGATTGATCCAGTTTCCCTAGCTCATAGCCTTGCATCGTTTCTATCATCAGGAAG GTCCTTGCGGTCATTAAAGCTATGTGACAACAACCTGGATCGGAATTTTGCCAAAAGTGTTTTTAGTACTCTACTGGATTCTTCGTGCAGTCTAACAAGCTTTGACCTTTCAGAAAACAAT ATATCTGGATGGCTTTCTATTTTCAACTGGAAATCAAATACCTTTCTGTCATCTTCTGGAGTGACCAAATCTTTGCAGTCATTACGCATCCTCAAGCTAGG gGGTAATAATCTACAGAAAGATGATGCTGGTAATCTAAGATATGTCCTGGTTCAAATGCCGAGCTTGGAGATTTTGGATCTTAGTGACAATCCAATTGAAGATGATGGCATCAGGTCTGCAAA AAGTTTAATCCCTTATTTTGCTGAAGCATCTAAAAGTTGCTCTCCCTTGACGGATTTGAATCTGGGAAGTTGTGAGCTTTCCAGTGATGGAGTGATTCTACTTCTGGATGTCCTATCAACCTTAGCGAGACCATtgaattctctctctcttgctGATAATGGCCTTGGCAG CCAAGTAGCAGAAGCTTTGGGAAAGTTTTGGGGTACATCTATCCAAGTACTTAATCTCGAAGGTATAGGACTGGGTCCATCAGGATTTCGGAAACTAAGAGATATAAGAATGGAGAACTTAAAGCTTGTTAAACTTAACATAAG CAAAAATCGTGGTGGGATTGAAACTGCAAAGTTTTTGTCAAAGCTCATTCTCCATGCTCCTAAACTTGTTGCAGTCAATGCAGCATATAATCTCATGCCTGCAGAATCCTTGCCGTTAATATGCTCCGCACTGAAAACTGCAAAAG GTCTTGTGGAGCAAGTGGACTTGAGGGGGAATATCTGTGAGTATCAGCCCTCCCATGATACCATGCTCGCTGAATTTCAACATAACGGGAAGCCTATTTTGATTCTTCCGTCGTCGGTAGCCTTAAACATACCTTATGATGATGACCCTTAG
- the LOC105803256 gene encoding uncharacterized protein LOC105803256 isoform X2, translated as MVNVPSLVSLSIDALKRELIHGDDLLPHVYELPLELFNSLVECLPPLALQKLQSEMPFKNYDDYGPSSDDLKMGRKRGRYGNFDTAWKALFKFRWPDLAECVKPVDWQQIYWETHVQNCLDEAAEIALLPSFSGCLGEIQILENILQYIGYVDDMSNLASDYLKLSYHCQQFGCYSRRLRLQNVLCVLESCQLLRKSNLQSLVVQWIRSSEHVAGLCKLLNQNSRTLTSLEFVHCKISSSFMDTICGSLCSSGAETHQIHHFSISSSSFHEIDPVSLAHSLASFLSSGRSLRSLKLCDNNLDRNFAKSVFSTLLDSSCSLTSFDLSENNISGWLSIFNWKSNTFLSSSGVTKSLQSLRILKLGGNNLQKDDAGNLRYVLVQMPSLEILDLSDNPIEDDGIRSLIPYFAEASKSCSPLTDLNLGSCELSSDGVILLLDVLSTLARPLNSLSLADNGLGSQVAEALGKFWGTSIQVLNLEGIGLGPSGFRKLRDIRMENLKLVKLNISKNRGGIETAKFLSKLILHAPKLVAVNAAYNLMPAESLPLICSALKTAKGLVEQVDLRGNICEYQPSHDTMLAEFQHNGKPILILPSSVALNIPYDDDP; from the exons ATGGTGAATGTTCCCTCTTTGGTGTCTCTGAGCATTGACGCACTTAAAAGAGAACTCATTCACG GGGATGATCTTTTGCCGCATGTCTATGAACTTCCTCTGGAGTTGTTCAATTCATTAGTAGAATGTCTACCTCCTCTGGCCTTGCAGAAGCTGCAAAGTgaaat GCCATTTAAGAACTATGATGACTATGGTCCTTCTAGTGATGACTTAAAAATGGGGAGAAAACGTGGAAG ATATGGGAATTTCGATACAGCGTGGAAGGCATTGTTTAAGTTTCGTTGGCCTGATCTTGCGGAGTGTGTCAAACCAGTTGATTGGCAGCAGATTTACTGGGAAACTCATGTGCAGAA TTGCCTAGATGAAGCAGCAGAGATAGCTTTGCTTCCATCATTTAGTGGATGCCTTGGTGAGATACAGATTTTAG AGAATATACTGCAATACATTGGGTATGTGGATGATATGAGTAACTTGGCTTCAGATTACTTGAAATTATCTTACCACTGCCAGCAATTTGGGTGTTATTCTAG ACGGTTGAGACTTCAAAATGTGCTCTGTGTTTTAGAATCTTGT CAACTTTTGAGGAAGTCCAACTTGCAAAGCTTGGTGGTACAGTGGATCAGATCCTCAGAACAT GTTGCTGGATTATGCAAACTTCTCAATCAGAACTCTAGAACATTAACATCACTTGAATTTGTACACTGCAAGATCTCTTCCAGCTTTATGGACACAATTTGTGGTTCCTTGTGCTCAAGTGGTGCAGAAACTCACCAAATACATCACTTCTCCATTAGCTCTTCAAGCTTTCATGAGATTGATCCAGTTTCCCTAGCTCATAGCCTTGCATCGTTTCTATCATCAGGAAG GTCCTTGCGGTCATTAAAGCTATGTGACAACAACCTGGATCGGAATTTTGCCAAAAGTGTTTTTAGTACTCTACTGGATTCTTCGTGCAGTCTAACAAGCTTTGACCTTTCAGAAAACAAT ATATCTGGATGGCTTTCTATTTTCAACTGGAAATCAAATACCTTTCTGTCATCTTCTGGAGTGACCAAATCTTTGCAGTCATTACGCATCCTCAAGCTAGG gGGTAATAATCTACAGAAAGATGATGCTGGTAATCTAAGATATGTCCTGGTTCAAATGCCGAGCTTGGAGATTTTGGATCTTAGTGACAATCCAATTGAAGATGATGGCATCAG AAGTTTAATCCCTTATTTTGCTGAAGCATCTAAAAGTTGCTCTCCCTTGACGGATTTGAATCTGGGAAGTTGTGAGCTTTCCAGTGATGGAGTGATTCTACTTCTGGATGTCCTATCAACCTTAGCGAGACCATtgaattctctctctcttgctGATAATGGCCTTGGCAG CCAAGTAGCAGAAGCTTTGGGAAAGTTTTGGGGTACATCTATCCAAGTACTTAATCTCGAAGGTATAGGACTGGGTCCATCAGGATTTCGGAAACTAAGAGATATAAGAATGGAGAACTTAAAGCTTGTTAAACTTAACATAAG CAAAAATCGTGGTGGGATTGAAACTGCAAAGTTTTTGTCAAAGCTCATTCTCCATGCTCCTAAACTTGTTGCAGTCAATGCAGCATATAATCTCATGCCTGCAGAATCCTTGCCGTTAATATGCTCCGCACTGAAAACTGCAAAAG GTCTTGTGGAGCAAGTGGACTTGAGGGGGAATATCTGTGAGTATCAGCCCTCCCATGATACCATGCTCGCTGAATTTCAACATAACGGGAAGCCTATTTTGATTCTTCCGTCGTCGGTAGCCTTAAACATACCTTATGATGATGACCCTTAG
- the LOC105803256 gene encoding uncharacterized protein LOC105803256 isoform X9, whose amino-acid sequence MGISIQRGRHCLSFVGLILRSVSNQLIGSRFTGKLMCRNSCLDEAAEIALLPSFSGCLGEIQILENILQYIGYVDDMSNLASDYLKLSYHCQQFGCYSRRLRLQNVLCVLESCQLLRKSNLQSLVVQWIRSSEHVAGLCKLLNQNSRTLTSLEFVHCKISSSFMDTICGSLCSSGAETHQIHHFSISSSSFHEIDPVSLAHSLASFLSSGRSLRSLKLCDNNLDRNFAKSVFSTLLDSSCSLTSFDLSENNISGWLSIFNWKSNTFLSSSGVTKSLQSLRILKLGGNNLQKDDAGNLRYVLVQMPSLEILDLSDNPIEDDGIRSLIPYFAEASKSCSPLTDLNLGSCELSSDGVILLLDVLSTLARPLNSLSLADNGLGSQVAEALGKFWGTSIQVLNLEGIGLGPSGFRKLRDIRMENLKLVKLNISKNRGGIETAKFLSKLILHAPKLVAVNAAYNLMPAESLPLICSALKTAKGLVEQVDLRGNICEYQPSHDTMLAEFQHNGKPILILPSSVALNIPYDDDP is encoded by the exons ATGGGAATTTCGATACAGCGTGGAAGGCATTGTTTAAGTTTCGTTGGCCTGATCTTGCGGAGTGTGTCAAACCAGTTGATTGGCAGCAGATTTACTGGGAAACTCATGTGCAGAA ACAGTTGCCTAGATGAAGCAGCAGAGATAGCTTTGCTTCCATCATTTAGTGGATGCCTTGGTGAGATACAGATTTTAG AGAATATACTGCAATACATTGGGTATGTGGATGATATGAGTAACTTGGCTTCAGATTACTTGAAATTATCTTACCACTGCCAGCAATTTGGGTGTTATTCTAG ACGGTTGAGACTTCAAAATGTGCTCTGTGTTTTAGAATCTTGT CAACTTTTGAGGAAGTCCAACTTGCAAAGCTTGGTGGTACAGTGGATCAGATCCTCAGAACAT GTTGCTGGATTATGCAAACTTCTCAATCAGAACTCTAGAACATTAACATCACTTGAATTTGTACACTGCAAGATCTCTTCCAGCTTTATGGACACAATTTGTGGTTCCTTGTGCTCAAGTGGTGCAGAAACTCACCAAATACATCACTTCTCCATTAGCTCTTCAAGCTTTCATGAGATTGATCCAGTTTCCCTAGCTCATAGCCTTGCATCGTTTCTATCATCAGGAAG GTCCTTGCGGTCATTAAAGCTATGTGACAACAACCTGGATCGGAATTTTGCCAAAAGTGTTTTTAGTACTCTACTGGATTCTTCGTGCAGTCTAACAAGCTTTGACCTTTCAGAAAACAAT ATATCTGGATGGCTTTCTATTTTCAACTGGAAATCAAATACCTTTCTGTCATCTTCTGGAGTGACCAAATCTTTGCAGTCATTACGCATCCTCAAGCTAGG gGGTAATAATCTACAGAAAGATGATGCTGGTAATCTAAGATATGTCCTGGTTCAAATGCCGAGCTTGGAGATTTTGGATCTTAGTGACAATCCAATTGAAGATGATGGCATCAG AAGTTTAATCCCTTATTTTGCTGAAGCATCTAAAAGTTGCTCTCCCTTGACGGATTTGAATCTGGGAAGTTGTGAGCTTTCCAGTGATGGAGTGATTCTACTTCTGGATGTCCTATCAACCTTAGCGAGACCATtgaattctctctctcttgctGATAATGGCCTTGGCAG CCAAGTAGCAGAAGCTTTGGGAAAGTTTTGGGGTACATCTATCCAAGTACTTAATCTCGAAGGTATAGGACTGGGTCCATCAGGATTTCGGAAACTAAGAGATATAAGAATGGAGAACTTAAAGCTTGTTAAACTTAACATAAG CAAAAATCGTGGTGGGATTGAAACTGCAAAGTTTTTGTCAAAGCTCATTCTCCATGCTCCTAAACTTGTTGCAGTCAATGCAGCATATAATCTCATGCCTGCAGAATCCTTGCCGTTAATATGCTCCGCACTGAAAACTGCAAAAG GTCTTGTGGAGCAAGTGGACTTGAGGGGGAATATCTGTGAGTATCAGCCCTCCCATGATACCATGCTCGCTGAATTTCAACATAACGGGAAGCCTATTTTGATTCTTCCGTCGTCGGTAGCCTTAAACATACCTTATGATGATGACCCTTAG